A region of Argentina anserina chromosome 5, drPotAnse1.1, whole genome shotgun sequence DNA encodes the following proteins:
- the LOC126794097 gene encoding uncharacterized protein LOC126794097, whose amino-acid sequence MAEIQQPETNGGQFTMGSTEAAVGAKRQRRPSVRLGEIGGDQPYDSNPRRAPKQWRLPPTDLHNRKEASKSSKTRPLVNLSSGGEFDETLDRESNLDSVAIGSWKVKETKKRASTATKRVRSSWVAAKIDEGGGGEDGEDGYREFEPEEESESQLKEQSPIHSSENLEREVLLYGSRRPIRTRVLEQHDGVELSGPSEENDDREWNGRGTSGDRNGNEGRVRCGEDGVRVWLNGLGLGRYAPVFEIHEVDDEVLPMLTLEDLKDMGINAVGSRRKMYCAIQKLGKGFS is encoded by the coding sequence ATGGCGGAGATACAGCAACCGGAGACCAACGGCGGCCAATTCACGATGGGCTCGACGGAGGCGGCGGTGGGGGCGAAGCGGCAGCGGAGGCCCAGCGTCCGATTgggggagatcggaggagacCAGCCTTACGATTCGAACCCGCGGCGGGCGCCCAAGCAGTGGCGGCTGCCGCCGACGGACCTCCACAACCGTAAGGAGGCGAGTAAGTCGTCAAAGACTCGGCCTTTAGTGAATTTAAGCTCCGGCGGGGAGTTCGATGAAACCCTAGACCGAGAGAGCAACCTCGATAGCGTCGCCATTGGGAGCTGGAAGGTGAAAGAGACCAAGAAGAGAGCTTCCACCGCGACGAAGAGGGTCAGATCCAGCTGGGTCGCGGCGAAAATCGACGAGGGCGGCGGCGGCGAGGATGGGGAAGATGGGTATCGGGAATTCGAGCCGGAAGAAGAGTCGGAGAGCCAATTGAAGGAGCAGAGCCCAATTCATTCGTCGGAGAATTTGGAAAGGGAGGTGCTTTTATATGGGAGTAGGAGACCAATTAGGACTAGGGTTTTGGAGCAGCATGATGGAGTTGAGCTATCGGGGCCGTCGGAGGAGAACGATGACAGGGAGTGGAATGGGAGAGGGACTAGTGGGGATAGGAATGGGAATGAGGGAAGAGTGAGGTGTGGGGAAGATGGGGTTAGGGTTTGGCTCAATGGGTTAGGGTTGGGTAGGTATGCGCCGGTGTTCGAAATTCATGAGGTGGATGATGAAGTATTGCCAATGCTAACTTTAGAGGACCTCAAGGATATGGGGATAAATGCGGTTGGGTCCAGGAGGAAAATGTACTGTGCTATTCAGAAGCTTGGAAAGGGGTTTTCTtga
- the LOC126794023 gene encoding sialyltransferase-like protein 2: protein MKLLRLAFVIALLFGLVAILIYITGVSDLYELNRLTEEDMEALQTLQNRFQKCVAANGLGLQAESGKDSCEVTMKFPADTIPKWKDPKTNELEGLSYDFNLCEALATWEQVRNSTTILTREFVDVLPNGWEDYAWRRINKGVQLDRCKNKTLCVEKLSLVLPETPPYVPHMFGRCAVIGNSGDLLKTKFGREIDGYDAVVRENGAPIQNYTDHVGKKCTFRLLNRGSAKALDKVVELDESRKEVLIIKTTIHDTMNKMIQEIPIKNHVYLILGASFGSAAKGTGLKALEFALSICDSVDMYGFTVDPGYKEWTRYFSESRQGHTPLHGRAYYQMMECLGLIKIHSPIRSDPNRVVHWVPDRSTMNAARIASEKWMRRIGAGYATPLRMCSIVKKQVKLKLTSFLKLRKAAIEHQKYVKSATLYPLEHSPRHGMLCTV, encoded by the exons ATGAAGCTGTTGCGGTTAGCGTTCGTCATTGCTTTACTGTTTGGATTGGTCGCCATCCTCATCTACATCACCGGAGTCTCCGATCTCT ATGAGTTGAATCGGCTCACGGAGGAAGATATGGAAGCTTTGCAAACTCTGCAGAATCGTTTCCAGAAATGCGTG GCTGCGAATGGATTAGGTTTACAAGCTGAGAGTGGTAAAGATTCTTGCGAAGTTACGATGAAATTTCCTGCGGACACCATTCCTAAATGG AAAGATCCCAAAACCAACGAGCTTGAAGGTTTATCGTATGATTTTAATCTTTGTGAAGCTTTGGCTACTTGGGAACAG GTGCGGAACAGTACTACAATACTCACCCGGGAGTTCGTTGATGTTTTACCAAATGGATGGGAAGATTATGCATGGCGTAGGATTAATAAGGGAGTACAACT TGACCGctgtaaaaataaaactttgTGCGTCGAGAAACTTTCTCTGGTACTCCCTGAAACACCACCATATGTTCCTCACATGTTTGGCCGTTGTGCTGTTATCGGAAACTCGGGCGATCTTCTGAAAACAAAGTTTGGTAGGGAGATAGATGGTTATGATGCAGTTGTTAGAGAAAATGGTGCACCAATTCAG AACTATACTGATCACGTGGGCAAGAAATGTACGTTTCGGCTTCTTAACCGGGGATCCGCTAAAGCTCTTGATAAAGTTGTGGAGTTAGATG AGTCCAGGAAGGAAGTCTTGatcatcaaaacaacaattcATGACACTATGAACAAGATGATTCAG GAAATTCCAATAAAAAATCACGTATATCTCATACTAGGTGCTTCATTTGGTTCTGCAGCAAAAGGAACTGGTCTCAAGGCTCTTGAATTCGCTCTCTCTATTTGTGACTCAGTAGATATGTATGGCTTCACTGTAGATCCTGGATATAAAGAATG GACTAGATACTTTTCCGAATCTCGACAAGGCCATACTCCTCTGCATGGCAGAGCATACTACCAGATGATGGAGTGTTTGGGT CTAATCAAAATTCATTCGCCTATTCGATCCGATCCAAACCGTGTTGTGCATTGGGTACCAGACCGTAGTACTATGAATGCTGCTAGAATTGCATCAGAGAAATGGATGAG GAGGATTGGAGCAGGATATGCAACCCCACTGCGTATGTGTTCTATTGTAAAGAAGCAAGTCAAGCTGAAGCTTACGTCATTTCTCAAATTGAGAAAGGCTGCCATTGAACACCAGAAATATGTGAAAAGCGCTACCCTGTATCCTCTTGAGCATAGTCCCCGTCATGGTATGCTTTGCACTGTGTGA
- the LOC126795011 gene encoding transcription factor bHLH137, which translates to MAAFSHQHLLHHPFLFDSILFPGTPTSTNTNNNSNNFSQSHFPSEPLVVEQMNIYVESARVAESSSCIDQSSGKIATFSDNEPSVTKKQSPESSSVVDKLETGEQVTQKVTTPMERKRRTRNNVSSPHSAQSKVNKKQKKAEDEKKPRAEKKEQVKAVQEVQPPTGYIHVRARRGQATDSHSLAERVRREKISERMKMLQRLVPGCDKVTGRAVMLDEIINYVQSLQNQVEFLSMKLASVNPMLYEFGPDLGDMMFKQEASPFSTGPQCSLTRPADFADTSTTTATTTFTAAINNYPFLDSLLLQPSPRPTAFHQDSESLLWDAEDQRQSFLNPSGFNNLCSFN; encoded by the exons ATGGCAGCCTTTTCTCACCAGCATCTACTCCACCACCCTTTTCTCTTTGACTCTATTCTCTTTCCAGGCACTCCCACCAGTACTAAtaccaacaacaacagcaacaaTTTCTCTCAATCTCATTTCCCATCTGAGCCTTTAGTAGTTGAGCAAATGAATATTTATGTTGAGAGTGCAAGAGTTGCTGAGAGCAGTTCGTGTATTGATCAAAGCTCAGGGAAGATTGCTACTTTCAGTGACAATGAGCCTTCTGTGACCAAGAAACAGAGCCCAGAATCCTCATCTGTGGTGGATAAGCTTGAGACGGGTGAGCAGGTTACTCAGAAAGTGACGACTCCCATGGAAAGGAAGAGAAGAACCAGAAATAATGTCTCATCGCCCCATTCTGCTCAGTCCAAG GTTAATAAGAAGCAAAAGAAAGCTGAAGATGAGAAAAAACCAAGAGCTGAAAAGAAAGAGCAAGTGAAGGCTGTACAAGAGGTGCAACCTCCAACAGGTTACATTCATGTTAGAGCAAGAAGAGGTCAAGCTACAGATAGCCATAGCCTTGCTGAGAGG gtaagaagagaaaaaatcaGTGAGAGGATGAAGATGCTGCAACGTCTTGTTCCTGGTTGTGACAAG GTAACTGGAAGGGCTGTGATGTTGGATGAGATTATCAATTATGTTCAGTCCCTACAAAATCAAGTGGAG ttCCTCTCAATGAAGCTTGCTTCTGTGAATCCAATGCTCTATGAGTTTGGTCCAGACCTTGGTGATATGATGTTCAAACAAGAG GCATCACCATTTTCAACTGGACCACAATGCAGTCTAACACGGCCAGCAGATTTTGCTGATACCTCTACCACCACTGCCACCACCACTTTCACCGCAGCTATTAACAACTATCCGTTTCTGGATTCTCTTCTACTCCAGCCGTCACCGAGGCCGACTGCCTTCCatcag GACAGTGAGAGCCTATTGTGGGACGCGGAAGATCAAAGACAAAGCTTTCTTAATCCATCTGGGTTCAACAACTTGTGTTCTTTCAATTAA